A genomic region of Gemmata massiliana contains the following coding sequences:
- a CDS encoding response regulator gives MSSHPFTQYPLLVLVVDDDIDTVESQADLLSLQGHTVRTARNGEDALTCAETERPDVVLLDIRMPGQSGCDVARAIRKNCAGKRQPIIIAVTGCSSEDDLRRSEGAGFDLHLVKPVEPAILVGVLERIRRLLTPPIPAAELDHSSEDPPDGWQGRHCCV, from the coding sequence ATGTCAAGTCACCCATTCACGCAGTACCCGCTCCTGGTACTAGTCGTCGACGACGACATAGATACGGTCGAGAGCCAAGCCGATCTCCTCAGCCTTCAGGGACACACAGTGCGCACGGCCCGGAACGGCGAAGATGCACTAACCTGTGCCGAGACCGAGCGCCCGGACGTTGTGCTCCTTGATATCCGGATGCCGGGCCAGAGCGGGTGCGACGTGGCGCGCGCCATTCGTAAGAACTGTGCGGGCAAGCGGCAGCCGATTATTATCGCCGTGACCGGGTGTAGCAGCGAGGACGATCTGCGCCGGTCGGAGGGCGCGGGGTTCGATTTGCATCTGGTGAAGCCGGTCGAACCGGCGATACTCGTTGGTGTGCTCGAACGAATCCGGCGCCTCCTCACGCCGCCGATCCCCGCGGCAGAGCTCGATCACTCGTCCGAAGACCCTCCGGACGGTTGGCAGGGGCGCCACTGCTGCGTTTAG
- a CDS encoding response regulator transcription factor, with protein sequence MNRIRVFLADDHAVVREGLRSLINSQLDMEVIGEAADGAEAVSRAVELAPDVVVTDVSMLGLNGAQVTEHLRAARPGQKVLVLTVHEDKEYLRRLLEAGAVGYILKRAASADLVSAIRAVAEGGTYLDPSLAGSVVDNFIRPAPEPIPADLSQREEEVVRLIALGYSNKEIAAQLKLSVKTVETYKARSMEKLQIESRVGIVRYALRRGWLTEPNEETATHP encoded by the coding sequence ATGAATCGAATCCGCGTGTTCCTGGCCGACGACCACGCCGTTGTTCGCGAGGGCCTCAGATCGCTCATCAACTCACAGCTCGATATGGAAGTCATCGGTGAAGCCGCCGACGGCGCGGAAGCTGTGAGCCGGGCGGTCGAACTTGCGCCCGATGTCGTCGTAACGGACGTATCAATGCTCGGGTTGAACGGCGCCCAAGTGACCGAACACCTGCGCGCCGCCCGTCCGGGTCAGAAGGTGCTCGTACTGACGGTTCACGAGGACAAGGAGTACCTGCGGCGTCTACTTGAAGCCGGAGCGGTCGGGTACATTCTGAAGCGCGCGGCGTCAGCCGACCTTGTTAGTGCGATTCGTGCCGTTGCCGAAGGGGGGACGTACCTGGATCCGTCGCTCGCAGGGAGCGTCGTGGATAACTTCATTCGGCCCGCACCCGAACCGATCCCCGCGGACCTCAGTCAACGTGAAGAGGAGGTCGTGCGGTTGATCGCGCTCGGCTACAGCAACAAAGAGATCGCGGCGCAACTGAAGCTCTCGGTCAAGACGGTCGAAACGTACAAGGCTCGCTCGATGGAGAAACTGCAGATCGAGAGCCGTGTGGGGATCGTGCGGTACGCACTCCGGCGCGGGTGGCTCACCGAGCCGAACGAGGAAACCGCAACTCACCCGTAA
- a CDS encoding PAS domain-containing sensor histidine kinase, whose amino-acid sequence MHETAGPDEPAPGSLDRRVRYQEAFEFAPDCQLVTNPVGIILEANHAAAALVDHRKEFLIGKPLPLFAAEGSRSRFYECIWRLDLGAPNDAFESKLVRRGDGPRDIHAVARAGERQTDSRAPVTIHWIIRDVTEWRRAEATRTELQRRLTTAQEDERQRVARDLHDGTGQMLTALSLSVRAVRDAGPLTQEAHARLDHVQRLIDELARQVHDLATALRPAALDDLGLEAATRQFVANWSKRAKVPTDFQIIGPHGRRFPPEIETVLFRVVQEGLTNVAKHAGASRAAVMIGSTAESAVAVVEDDGTGFDMEGVTKTLLPGEAPTGHARLGILGMRERVALVGGTLEIETTPGRGTTVIARLPLQP is encoded by the coding sequence GTGCACGAAACAGCAGGACCGGACGAACCGGCCCCGGGCTCGCTGGACCGGCGCGTCCGCTACCAGGAAGCCTTTGAGTTCGCTCCGGACTGTCAACTGGTCACGAACCCGGTGGGAATCATTCTGGAAGCGAACCACGCGGCCGCCGCACTCGTTGACCACCGTAAAGAGTTCCTGATCGGCAAGCCCCTCCCCCTGTTCGCGGCCGAGGGCTCACGATCGCGCTTTTACGAATGTATCTGGCGCCTTGACTTGGGCGCCCCGAACGATGCGTTCGAGTCGAAGCTGGTCCGACGCGGTGACGGCCCGCGCGACATCCACGCAGTGGCGCGAGCGGGCGAGCGCCAGACCGATTCCAGAGCCCCGGTGACGATTCACTGGATCATTCGGGACGTGACCGAGTGGCGCCGGGCCGAAGCGACCCGGACCGAACTCCAACGCCGGCTGACCACGGCCCAAGAGGACGAGCGCCAGCGCGTGGCCCGGGATCTCCACGATGGCACCGGCCAAATGCTCACTGCCCTGTCGCTGAGTGTGCGCGCGGTCCGGGACGCCGGGCCACTCACCCAGGAAGCCCACGCTCGTTTGGACCACGTGCAGCGCCTGATCGACGAACTGGCGCGACAGGTCCACGATTTGGCCACGGCTCTCCGGCCGGCCGCTCTGGACGATTTGGGGCTCGAAGCAGCTACCCGTCAGTTCGTCGCGAACTGGTCCAAGCGGGCCAAGGTGCCGACCGATTTTCAGATCATCGGGCCGCACGGTCGGCGCTTTCCCCCTGAGATCGAAACCGTCCTCTTTAGGGTCGTACAGGAGGGGCTCACGAACGTCGCCAAGCACGCCGGCGCGAGCCGCGCCGCCGTGATGATCGGTTCAACCGCCGAGAGCGCGGTCGCGGTTGTTGAAGACGACGGTACCGGTTTTGACATGGAAGGCGTAACCAAAACGTTACTCCCGGGGGAAGCGCCTACGGGTCACGCCCGGCTCGGAATACTCGGGATGCGCGAGCGCGTCGCGCTCGTTGGAGGAACATTAGAAATCGAAACGACTCCCGGTCGCGGTACGACTGTCATTGCCCGCCTTCCTCTACAGCCCTAG